The proteins below are encoded in one region of Sphingobium yanoikuyae:
- the tyrS gene encoding tyrosine--tRNA ligase yields MSNYQSDLLRLLEARGYIHQLTDAEGLDAMAAKQVVPGYIGFDPTAPSLHVGHLVSIMMLRQLQKAGHKPIVLMGGGTGKIGDPSFKDEARKLLTVDLIQENVASIKRVFERFLTFGDGPTDAIMVDNADWLDKLEYIPFLRDIGQHFSVNRMLSFDSVKLRLDREQSLSFLEFNYMILQAYDFLELSRRSNCRLQMGGSDQWGNIVNGVELARRVDGTQVFGLTTPLLTNADGTKMGKTVGGAVWLNQDQLSDYDYWQFWRNTADADVFNRLRLFTDLPMDEVNRLAALQGAEINEAKKILANEATALCRGVEAAALAAETARKTFEEGASDANLPTVALGTEGLTVVQATTGLGFATSNKEVRRKLAEGAIKVNGEVVTDPAITLKAGDKLSFGAKKHGLVTA; encoded by the coding sequence ATGAGCAACTATCAGTCCGATCTCCTCCGCCTGCTCGAAGCACGCGGCTACATCCACCAGCTGACCGACGCGGAAGGGCTTGATGCCATGGCCGCCAAACAGGTGGTGCCGGGCTATATCGGCTTCGACCCGACCGCGCCGTCGCTCCATGTCGGCCACCTCGTGTCGATCATGATGCTGCGCCAGCTGCAAAAGGCGGGTCACAAGCCGATCGTCCTGATGGGCGGCGGCACCGGCAAGATCGGAGATCCCAGCTTCAAGGATGAAGCGCGCAAGCTGCTGACCGTCGACCTGATTCAGGAGAATGTCGCCAGCATCAAGCGCGTGTTCGAACGCTTCCTGACCTTCGGCGATGGCCCGACCGACGCGATCATGGTCGACAATGCCGACTGGCTCGACAAGCTCGAATATATCCCGTTCCTGCGCGACATCGGCCAGCATTTCTCGGTCAACCGGATGCTGAGCTTCGACAGCGTCAAGCTGCGCCTCGACCGGGAGCAGTCGCTCAGCTTCCTCGAATTCAACTACATGATCCTCCAGGCCTATGACTTCCTGGAACTGTCGCGCCGCAGCAATTGCCGCCTGCAGATGGGTGGATCGGACCAGTGGGGCAATATCGTCAACGGCGTCGAACTGGCCCGCCGCGTCGATGGCACGCAGGTGTTCGGCCTCACCACGCCGCTGCTGACCAATGCCGACGGCACCAAGATGGGCAAGACCGTGGGCGGCGCCGTCTGGCTGAACCAGGATCAGTTGTCCGACTATGATTATTGGCAGTTCTGGCGCAACACCGCCGACGCCGATGTGTTCAACCGGCTGCGCCTGTTCACCGACCTGCCGATGGACGAGGTCAATCGCCTCGCCGCGCTCCAGGGCGCGGAGATCAACGAGGCCAAGAAGATCCTGGCGAACGAGGCGACCGCACTCTGCCGTGGCGTCGAAGCCGCCGCTCTGGCCGCCGAAACTGCGCGCAAGACCTTCGAGGAAGGTGCGTCGGACGCCAACCTGCCGACCGTCGCGCTGGGCACCGAAGGCCTGACCGTGGTCCAGGCCACCACCGGCCTTGGCTTTGCGACCTCCAACAAGGAAGTCCGCCGCAAGCTGGCCGAGGGGGCGATCAAGGTGAATGGTGAAGTCGTCACCGACCCGGCCATCACGCTCAAGGCCGGCGACAAGCTGAGCTTCGGCGCCAAGAAGCACGGCCTGGTCACCGCCTGA
- a CDS encoding PilZ domain-containing protein: protein MSSSVFANLGHVMRSRDPSVDQRRVARDLVDMVSHITADGRTHGVRIINISPLGLMCRTEELLTLSGRVLIWLPVLKDRRALVRWSEEGRIGLEFVEPIPTAGYDAMMALIPPRRTAW, encoded by the coding sequence ATGTCCTCCTCGGTTTTCGCCAATCTTGGCCATGTCATGCGGTCGCGCGACCCGTCCGTCGATCAGCGACGGGTGGCGCGCGACCTCGTCGACATGGTCAGCCATATCACAGCGGACGGCCGCACCCATGGCGTGCGGATCATCAACATCTCGCCGCTCGGCCTGATGTGCCGCACGGAAGAGTTGCTCACGCTGAGCGGTCGGGTGCTGATCTGGCTGCCGGTGCTCAAGGATCGGCGCGCCCTCGTCCGCTGGAGCGAGGAAGGCCGGATCGGCCTCGAATTTGTCGAGCCGATCCCGACCGCGGGCTATGACGCCATGATGGCGCTCATCCCGCCACGCCGGACCGCCTGGTAA
- a CDS encoding mechanosensitive ion channel family protein, with product MTDISLTHITPMAALSIALSVVVAFVVHWALYWIALRLVKRARIEPLLLPAIFQPTRWLVVLLALGAGLKSIEMGPRIEDIWSIGARMVFALLVGWLIFRAMRAGKAMLEARADISVEDNLKARRQRTKISILYRICQCIVGFFVIAMMLIAIPGVRTIGVSLMASAGLAALAVGAAAQPALKNLIAGIQMAFSEPIRLDDVVIIEGEWGRIEEIRLTYVIVRIWDDRRMVVPVSYFLEKPFQNWTTKTSDLLGTVFLYVDPTADIERIRARFVEAVKANGRWDGRVAILQVTDHRADALELRGLLSARNAGIAFDLRCEVREAMLTFLRTDMPEALVRGRQTLERDEAFTRRSGVAG from the coding sequence ATGACCGACATCAGCCTGACCCATATCACACCGATGGCCGCGCTTTCGATCGCGCTGTCGGTGGTCGTCGCCTTCGTCGTCCATTGGGCGCTTTACTGGATCGCGCTGCGGCTGGTGAAGCGCGCGCGGATCGAGCCTTTGTTGTTGCCGGCCATCTTCCAGCCGACGCGCTGGCTGGTGGTGCTGCTCGCGCTGGGGGCTGGGCTCAAGTCGATCGAGATGGGGCCGCGGATCGAGGATATCTGGTCGATCGGGGCGCGGATGGTGTTTGCGCTGCTGGTCGGCTGGTTGATCTTTCGCGCGATGCGGGCGGGCAAGGCGATGCTGGAGGCGCGCGCGGACATCAGCGTCGAGGATAATCTGAAGGCGCGGCGGCAGCGCACCAAGATCAGCATCCTCTATCGCATCTGCCAGTGCATCGTCGGCTTCTTCGTGATCGCGATGATGCTGATCGCCATTCCGGGCGTGCGGACGATTGGCGTGTCGCTGATGGCGTCGGCAGGCCTCGCCGCGCTGGCGGTGGGCGCGGCGGCGCAACCGGCGCTCAAAAATCTGATCGCGGGCATCCAGATGGCCTTTTCCGAGCCGATCCGGCTGGACGATGTCGTCATCATCGAAGGGGAATGGGGGCGGATCGAGGAGATCAGGCTGACCTATGTGATCGTGCGCATCTGGGACGACCGGCGCATGGTGGTGCCGGTATCCTATTTCCTGGAGAAGCCGTTCCAGAACTGGACCACGAAGACATCGGACCTGCTGGGCACCGTCTTCCTCTATGTCGATCCGACCGCCGATATCGAGCGAATCCGCGCGCGCTTCGTCGAGGCGGTGAAGGCGAATGGGCGCTGGGATGGGCGGGTGGCGATCCTGCAGGTGACCGACCATCGCGCCGATGCGCTGGAACTGCGCGGGCTGCTGTCGGCGCGCAATGCCGGGATCGCGTTCGATCTGCGCTGCGAGGTGCGGGAGGCGATGCTGACCTTCCTGCGGACCGACATGCCCGAGGCGCTGGTGCGCGGGCGTCAGACGCTGGAGAGGGACGAGGCCTTTACCAGGCGGTCCGGCGTGGCGGGATGA
- a CDS encoding endonuclease domain-containing protein has translation MNVPGPRQISPHAARLRRDMTDAERMLWSILRNRQLDGFKFRRQATIDPFVVDFLCVEAALAVELDGGQHDEDRDRRRAAYLEARGLHILRFWNHDVVENIEGVADAIRSALSKKKTLTQPSPAKAREG, from the coding sequence ATGAATGTTCCCGGTCCCCGCCAGATCAGTCCCCACGCAGCACGTCTAAGGCGCGACATGACCGATGCCGAGCGCATGCTATGGAGCATTTTGCGCAACCGCCAGTTGGACGGATTCAAATTTCGTCGTCAGGCAACGATCGATCCATTCGTCGTCGATTTCCTGTGCGTGGAAGCCGCATTGGCCGTGGAGCTTGATGGCGGTCAGCATGATGAAGATCGCGATCGCCGTCGCGCTGCCTATCTGGAGGCGCGCGGCTTGCACATCCTCCGCTTCTGGAATCATGATGTAGTGGAAAATATCGAGGGCGTTGCAGACGCCATTCGATCAGCGCTTTCGAAAAAGAAGACCCTCACCCAACCCTCTCCCGCGAAAGCGAGAGAGGGCTAA
- the recG gene encoding ATP-dependent DNA helicase RecG, whose product MRPDILNPLFAEISALKGIGPALARPLERLGLARAVDVAFHLPVNYVDRKLIDELDMADAGKVIGIMLTPVDYRASGNARAPFRVQAVDAHGNAVSLVYFGRNSAWPRKLLPLNEAKFVSGKLEAYGDNLQMVHPDYVLPPEEADTVPARESVYGLSEGLTNNRMRDLVGQALARAPELPEWIEPSLLASKGWPAWRAALERFHADPTDAQARERLAYDEIFAGQLALMLVRQSSRRRRGVPISGDGRLRAMLKLPFAPTGAQRRAIGEIEGDMAQATPMLRLLQGDVGSGKTLVALMALLNAVEAGMQGAMLAPTEILARQHYETLRKMASGLPIEIAILTGREKGKVREATLMGLADGSIHILVGTHAIFQDKVQYKALGLAVIDEQHRFGVAQRMMLASKAERSPHLLVMTATPIPRTLTLTYYGEMDVSRLDEMPPGRQPIQTLVMSANRLDEVVEGLARHVEGGGQAYWVCPLVEESETSDQAAAEMRAEKLRQRFGDRVGLVHGKMKGPDKDAAMEAFAANRTQILVATTVIEVGVDVPNSSLIVIEGAERFGLAQLHQLRGRVGRGDKSSVCLLLRGNALGETSRARLALMRETNDGFRIAEEDLKLRGAGEVLGTRQSGEAELKIATPEHVAALVDAARDDAHLLIDRDGGLDSERGQAARTCLYLFEKDAAVGLLRGG is encoded by the coding sequence ATGCGACCCGATATTCTCAATCCGCTCTTTGCCGAAATCTCCGCGCTCAAGGGCATTGGCCCGGCGCTGGCCCGTCCGCTCGAACGGCTGGGGCTGGCGCGGGCGGTCGATGTCGCCTTCCACCTGCCGGTCAATTATGTCGACCGGAAGCTGATCGACGAACTGGACATGGCCGACGCCGGCAAGGTGATCGGCATCATGCTGACCCCGGTCGATTATCGCGCCAGCGGCAATGCGCGCGCGCCGTTCCGGGTGCAGGCGGTGGACGCCCATGGCAATGCCGTCTCCCTCGTCTATTTCGGCCGCAACAGCGCCTGGCCGCGCAAGCTGTTGCCGCTCAACGAAGCGAAATTCGTGTCGGGCAAGCTGGAAGCCTATGGCGACAATCTGCAGATGGTCCATCCCGACTATGTGCTGCCGCCCGAGGAGGCCGACACCGTGCCGGCGCGCGAAAGCGTCTATGGCCTGTCGGAAGGGTTGACCAACAACCGGATGCGCGACCTGGTGGGGCAGGCGCTGGCGCGTGCGCCCGAACTGCCCGAATGGATCGAGCCGAGCCTGCTGGCGAGCAAGGGCTGGCCGGCCTGGCGCGCGGCACTGGAACGCTTCCATGCCGACCCGACCGACGCACAGGCGCGCGAGCGGCTGGCCTATGACGAGATTTTCGCCGGGCAACTCGCGCTGATGCTGGTGCGGCAATCGTCGCGGCGGCGGCGCGGCGTGCCGATCAGCGGCGACGGACGGCTGCGCGCGATGCTGAAGCTGCCTTTCGCCCCGACCGGTGCCCAGCGCCGCGCTATCGGCGAGATTGAGGGCGACATGGCGCAGGCGACGCCGATGTTGCGGCTGCTGCAGGGCGATGTCGGATCGGGCAAGACGCTGGTGGCGCTGATGGCGCTGCTGAACGCGGTCGAGGCCGGGATGCAGGGGGCAATGCTGGCGCCGACCGAAATATTGGCGCGGCAACATTATGAGACGCTGCGCAAGATGGCATCGGGTCTGCCGATCGAGATCGCGATCCTGACGGGCCGTGAAAAGGGCAAGGTGCGCGAGGCGACGCTGATGGGGCTGGCCGATGGCAGCATCCATATATTGGTCGGCACCCACGCGATCTTTCAGGATAAGGTGCAGTATAAGGCGCTGGGCCTGGCCGTGATCGACGAGCAGCATCGGTTCGGTGTGGCGCAGCGGATGATGCTGGCGAGCAAGGCCGAGCGATCCCCGCATCTGCTGGTGATGACGGCCACGCCGATCCCGCGCACGCTGACCCTGACCTATTATGGCGAGATGGACGTGTCGCGGCTGGACGAGATGCCGCCGGGCCGCCAGCCGATCCAGACTTTGGTGATGTCCGCCAACCGGCTGGACGAGGTGGTCGAGGGGCTGGCCCGCCATGTCGAGGGCGGTGGACAGGCCTATTGGGTGTGCCCGCTGGTCGAGGAGAGCGAGACAAGTGACCAGGCGGCGGCCGAGATGCGCGCCGAGAAGCTGCGCCAGCGCTTTGGCGACCGGGTGGGGCTGGTCCATGGCAAGATGAAGGGGCCGGACAAGGATGCGGCGATGGAGGCTTTTGCCGCCAACCGCACCCAGATATTGGTGGCGACCACGGTGATTGAGGTCGGCGTCGACGTGCCCAATTCCAGCCTGATCGTGATCGAGGGGGCGGAGCGCTTTGGCCTGGCGCAATTGCACCAGCTGCGCGGGCGGGTTGGGCGGGGCGACAAGTCGTCGGTCTGCCTGTTGCTGCGCGGCAATGCGCTGGGCGAGACGTCGCGGGCGCGGCTGGCGCTGATGCGCGAGACCAATGACGGCTTCCGGATCGCCGAGGAGGATTTGAAGCTGCGCGGTGCGGGCGAGGTGCTGGGCACGCGCCAGTCGGGCGAGGCGGAACTGAAGATCGCGACACCCGAACATGTGGCGGCATTGGTGGACGCGGCGCGCGACGATGCCCATCTGCTGATCGACCGCGACGGCGGGCTGGATAGCGAACGGGGGCAGGCGGCACGCACCTGCCTCTATCTGTTCGAGAAGGATGCGGCAGTGGGGTTGCTGCGCGGGGGGTGA
- a CDS encoding succinate dehydrogenase assembly factor 2, with product MNDNPLMRRLKFRAWHRGTREADYTVGGFFERYHASWNDEQIAWFERFMDEQDADIIGWALGTIPVPDEWKGPMMDQFLKLDFVKIEN from the coding sequence GTGAACGACAACCCGCTGATGCGTCGCCTGAAATTCCGCGCCTGGCACCGGGGCACGCGCGAGGCGGATTACACGGTCGGCGGCTTCTTCGAACGCTATCATGCGAGCTGGAACGACGAGCAGATCGCCTGGTTCGAGCGCTTCATGGACGAGCAGGATGCCGACATCATCGGCTGGGCGCTCGGCACCATCCCCGTGCCGGACGAATGGAAGGGCCCGATGATGGACCAGTTCCTGAAGCTCGATTTCGTCAAGATCGAGAACTGA